From Klebsiella electrica, the proteins below share one genomic window:
- a CDS encoding GGDEF domain-containing protein, with the protein MKEYLYDARLEILNETYTDDNLSLALSYLNQQRNPRSAKSDCYFPLEYNSVLNVWGINVDKRQGLANLYGTLQSKNKQISCETLNFLHLFDEIYQFRRDERESHNQLVYFIPKDRAYIYFSTPVFNKNYTESNIFKNIDYFHTKDFLSLMKNKTLSWTYNVRTDIYDDFNTGEKVISVGSIVYNFNDAQGVDIIGYVFKDFVQDDLKRIIYDRIKPEWRNHVKMIVRDRLKNSEMTYGVSRLFSTNVRLNFSHKYEVSYAYPVSIILIDNITTFLISFVVYILVLLLMLYIYRMMVVFKGDSYADPLTGCYNRRYLELYTTNSRLSDKRVGVLVLDCNNFKTINDQLGHDSGDRALVFLAQTLVKVFRKNKDKLIRLGGDEFCVLILEPDNIEIEKVIARINDKLREFDSDIIFSVSWGYHVSAGANIIEALRSADMKQYENKESMKKQA; encoded by the coding sequence ATGAAAGAATATCTTTATGATGCCAGGCTGGAAATACTTAATGAAACCTACACCGATGATAATTTATCACTGGCTTTGAGCTATTTGAATCAACAGCGAAACCCTCGGTCTGCGAAAAGTGATTGTTATTTTCCTTTAGAATATAATTCTGTGTTAAATGTCTGGGGGATTAACGTAGACAAGCGGCAGGGTTTAGCGAACTTATATGGGACATTACAGTCTAAAAATAAGCAGATAAGCTGCGAAACGCTTAATTTTCTACATTTATTTGATGAGATTTATCAGTTTCGCAGAGATGAGCGAGAATCGCATAATCAACTGGTCTATTTCATTCCGAAAGACCGGGCGTATATTTATTTCTCAACTCCAGTATTTAATAAAAACTATACGGAATCGAATATTTTTAAAAATATTGATTACTTCCATACAAAAGATTTTTTATCTTTGATGAAAAATAAGACGTTATCCTGGACTTATAATGTCAGAACGGATATTTATGATGATTTTAATACCGGGGAGAAAGTGATCTCAGTCGGTAGTATCGTTTACAATTTTAACGATGCACAAGGGGTGGATATAATCGGTTATGTGTTTAAAGATTTTGTTCAGGATGATTTAAAAAGAATCATCTATGACCGAATAAAGCCAGAGTGGCGTAACCATGTGAAGATGATTGTCAGGGACAGACTCAAAAATTCAGAGATGACTTATGGGGTGAGTCGTCTGTTTAGTACAAACGTCAGGCTTAACTTTTCACATAAATATGAGGTGAGTTACGCATATCCCGTTTCTATTATCCTGATTGATAACATTACGACGTTTCTAATTTCATTTGTGGTTTATATCCTTGTACTGCTGTTGATGTTATATATATACCGGATGATGGTGGTATTCAAGGGCGATAGCTATGCAGATCCGTTGACCGGATGTTATAACCGACGTTACTTAGAGTTATACACTACGAATAGCCGTCTCTCAGATAAACGTGTTGGTGTACTGGTACTGGATTGCAATAACTTTAAAACCATTAACGATCAACTTGGCCATGATTCCGGAGATCGCGCATTAGTCTTTCTGGCTCAAACGCTGGTTAAGGTTTTTCGCAAGAATAAGGATAAATTGATCCGTCTGGGAGGCGATGAGTTTTGTGTGCTTATTTTAGAACCTGATAATATCGAGATAGAAAAAGTCATTGCCCGCATTAATGATAAATTACGGGAGTTTGATTCAGATATTATATTTTCTGTTTCATGGGGATATCATGTTTCTGCAGGAGCCAATATTATTGAGGCACTGCGCAGTGCTGATATGAAGCAGTACGAGAATAAGGAATCGATGAAGAAGCAGGCATAG
- a CDS encoding YdgH/BhsA/McbA family protein — protein sequence MKKTLAGLIAVVGLVSMNASAAMLISKDEAHHFKYEYIDNITVAASGGQISSPMDLHEKLSQLADEKGGKYYVIIAAREHGPNFDAIAEVFK from the coding sequence ATGAAAAAGACCCTGGCTGGATTGATTGCTGTTGTAGGTTTAGTTTCTATGAACGCATCGGCGGCGATGCTGATTTCTAAAGATGAAGCTCATCACTTTAAATATGAATATATCGATAATATTACGGTGGCGGCCTCTGGCGGACAGATTTCATCACCGATGGATCTTCATGAAAAGCTGTCGCAGCTCGCCGATGAGAAAGGTGGTAAATATTATGTCATTATCGCCGCCCGGGAACATGGACCGAATTTTGATGCGATTGCTGAAGTTTTCAAATAA
- a CDS encoding MFS transporter, which produces MTFSSPLNKRDVTPAKAMVAAISGYAMDGFDLLILGFMLPAISASLALSTSQAGSLVTWTLIGAVLGGIFFGHLSDRLGRIRVLTFTILMFSVFTGLCAIAQGYWDLLAYRTLAGMGLGGEFGIGMALIAEVWPAHKRNRASAWVGIGWQLGVLLAAFITPLLLDIIGWRGMFLVGLLPALVSFAIRRGMGEPDAFTKDIAVTQEVSFTARLRMLFADRATSKASIGILILCSVQNFGYYGLMIWMPSYLSSSFGFSLTKSGLWTAVTVVGMTFGIWLFGVLADRFARWKIFLLYQAGAVVMVIVYAQLRDPTLMLFTGAVMGMFVNGMIGGYGALISDTYPLRVRATAQNVLFNLGRGVGGFGPLVIGLFVSHWSFTAAITLLALLYLLDIFATLFLLPKTQGSEDALGAIG; this is translated from the coding sequence ATGACGTTCTCTTCTCCACTTAACAAACGCGACGTAACGCCGGCGAAAGCGATGGTCGCGGCGATCAGCGGTTACGCAATGGATGGCTTTGATCTGCTGATTCTGGGCTTTATGCTCCCCGCTATCAGCGCTTCGCTGGCACTCAGCACCTCTCAGGCCGGCTCCCTCGTCACCTGGACGCTGATTGGCGCGGTACTGGGCGGGATCTTTTTCGGCCATCTCAGCGATCGTCTGGGCCGTATTCGCGTCCTGACCTTCACGATCCTGATGTTCTCGGTCTTTACCGGCCTCTGTGCGATTGCCCAGGGGTATTGGGATCTGCTGGCCTATCGCACCCTTGCCGGTATGGGGCTCGGCGGCGAATTCGGTATCGGCATGGCGCTGATTGCCGAAGTCTGGCCCGCCCATAAGCGTAACCGCGCCTCGGCATGGGTTGGCATCGGCTGGCAGCTTGGCGTTCTGCTTGCCGCCTTTATCACCCCTCTCCTGCTGGATATCATCGGCTGGCGCGGGATGTTCCTGGTGGGCCTGCTGCCCGCGCTGGTCTCATTTGCCATCCGCCGCGGCATGGGGGAGCCTGACGCATTTACCAAAGATATCGCGGTCACTCAGGAGGTCTCCTTTACGGCCCGGCTCAGGATGCTGTTTGCCGATCGCGCCACCTCGAAGGCCAGTATCGGGATCCTCATCCTGTGCTCGGTACAGAATTTTGGCTACTACGGCCTGATGATCTGGATGCCCAGCTATCTCTCCTCCAGCTTTGGCTTTTCACTCACCAAATCAGGACTCTGGACGGCGGTCACCGTCGTGGGCATGACTTTCGGTATCTGGTTGTTCGGCGTGCTGGCAGACCGTTTCGCCCGCTGGAAGATCTTTCTGCTTTACCAGGCTGGCGCGGTGGTGATGGTCATTGTCTACGCCCAGCTGCGGGACCCGACCCTGATGCTGTTTACCGGAGCGGTAATGGGTATGTTTGTTAACGGGATGATTGGCGGCTACGGCGCGCTTATCTCTGATACCTATCCGCTACGGGTCCGCGCTACGGCGCAGAACGTGCTGTTTAACCTTGGTCGCGGCGTCGGTGGTTTTGGACCGCTGGTGATTGGGCTGTTCGTCAGCCACTGGTCGTTTACCGCCGCCATTACTCTGCTGGCCCTTCTCTACCTGCTGGACATTTTCGCCACCTTATTCTTACTGCCGAAAACACAGGGCAGCGAAGACGCGCTGGGCGCGATCGGCTGA
- the phoH gene encoding phosphate starvation-inducible protein PhoH, translated as MGRQKAVTRARREAKRVLRQDSRSHKQREEESVTSLVQMSGVEAIGMARDSRDASPIEARNDAQAHYLNAIDNKQLIFATGEAGCGKTWISAAKAAEALIHKDVDRIIVTRPVLQADEDLGFLPGDIAEKFAPYFRPVYDVLVKRLGSSFMQYCLRPEIGKVEIAPFAYMRGRTFENAVVILDEAQNVTAAQMKMFLTRLGENVTVIVNGDITQCDLPSGVKSGLVDALARFEEDEMIGIVRFTADDCVRSMLCQRTLKAYY; from the coding sequence ATGGGAAGACAAAAAGCAGTGACCAGAGCTCGTCGTGAGGCCAAACGTGTGCTGAGACAGGATTCGCGAAGCCATAAGCAGCGCGAAGAAGAATCGGTCACATCGCTTGTGCAAATGAGTGGCGTAGAAGCAATTGGCATGGCGCGGGATAGCCGCGACGCATCGCCGATTGAAGCGCGCAATGACGCTCAGGCGCATTATTTGAATGCCATCGATAATAAACAGCTGATTTTTGCAACGGGCGAAGCCGGGTGCGGAAAAACCTGGATTAGCGCAGCGAAGGCAGCCGAAGCCCTGATTCATAAAGATGTGGACAGGATTATTGTTACCCGTCCCGTTCTGCAGGCCGACGAAGACCTCGGCTTCTTACCGGGAGATATCGCCGAGAAGTTTGCCCCCTATTTCCGACCGGTGTACGACGTGCTGGTGAAGAGACTGGGCTCTTCCTTTATGCAGTACTGCCTGCGGCCGGAAATCGGCAAGGTGGAAATCGCGCCGTTCGCCTATATGCGCGGACGTACATTTGAAAATGCCGTGGTGATTCTGGACGAGGCCCAGAACGTGACGGCTGCGCAAATGAAAATGTTTTTAACCCGCCTCGGGGAAAACGTGACGGTCATCGTTAACGGCGACATTACCCAGTGTGATTTACCCTCTGGCGTGAAGTCCGGGCTGGTCGATGCGCTGGCGCGTTTTGAGGAAGACGAAATGATCGGTATTGTGCGTTTTACCGCCGATGATTGCGTCCGTTCGATGCTCTGCCAACGAACGCTGAAAGCCTACTACTGA
- the efeB gene encoding iron uptake transporter deferrochelatase/peroxidase subunit, protein MAEHKQFDVNEPSRRRLLKGIGALGGALAITGGCPVAHAVSGNSSPGALSPDARAEAQPFYGQHQAGVLTPQQASMMLVAFDVLASDKADLERLFRLLTQRIAFLTKGGPAPDTPNPRLPPMDSGILGPWISPDNLTVTVSLGHSLFDERYGLADKAPKKLQKMTRFPNDALDAALCHGDLLLQICANTQDTVIHALRDVIKHTPDLLSVRWKREGFISDSAARSKGKETPVNLLGFKDGTANPASSDKALMDDVVWVTPGQGEPAWATGGSYQAARIIQFHVEFWDRTPLKEQQTIFGRDKHSGAPLGMQHEHDVPDYSRDPDGDMIALDSHIRLANPRTPQTQSSLMMRRGYSYSLGVTNSGQLDMGLLFVCYQHDLEKGFLTVQKRLNGEALEEYVKPIGGGYFFVLPGVIDSQHYLAQSLLEA, encoded by the coding sequence ATGGCAGAACACAAACAATTTGACGTGAATGAACCTTCACGTCGTCGGTTATTAAAAGGGATCGGCGCGCTTGGCGGCGCGCTGGCTATCACCGGCGGCTGTCCGGTGGCGCACGCGGTGTCCGGCAACAGCTCTCCGGGGGCGCTGTCGCCGGACGCGCGTGCTGAGGCGCAGCCTTTTTACGGCCAGCACCAGGCCGGCGTGCTGACGCCGCAGCAGGCATCGATGATGCTGGTGGCCTTTGATGTGTTGGCCAGCGATAAAGCTGACCTGGAGCGACTGTTTCGCCTGCTGACTCAGCGCATTGCCTTTCTGACCAAAGGCGGGCCGGCGCCGGACACGCCAAATCCGCGTCTGCCGCCGATGGACTCGGGGATCCTCGGGCCGTGGATCTCCCCGGATAACCTGACCGTCACCGTTTCGCTGGGCCATTCGCTGTTTGATGAGCGCTATGGATTAGCGGACAAGGCGCCGAAAAAGCTGCAAAAGATGACCCGCTTCCCCAACGATGCGCTGGATGCGGCGCTTTGCCATGGCGATCTGCTGTTGCAAATCTGCGCCAATACTCAGGATACGGTTATCCATGCGCTGCGCGATGTGATTAAACACACGCCGGATCTGCTCAGCGTGCGCTGGAAGCGCGAAGGGTTTATTTCCGATAGCGCCGCGCGCAGTAAAGGCAAAGAGACGCCGGTTAACCTGCTGGGCTTTAAAGATGGCACCGCGAACCCGGCCAGCAGCGATAAGGCGCTGATGGATGACGTGGTGTGGGTGACCCCCGGCCAGGGCGAGCCGGCATGGGCAACCGGTGGCAGCTATCAGGCGGCGCGTATCATCCAGTTCCACGTGGAGTTCTGGGATCGCACCCCGCTGAAAGAGCAGCAGACCATTTTTGGTCGGGATAAGCACAGCGGCGCGCCGCTGGGCATGCAGCATGAACATGACGTGCCGGATTACAGCCGCGATCCTGACGGCGATATGATTGCCCTGGACAGCCACATTCGGCTGGCGAATCCGCGTACGCCGCAGACGCAGTCCAGTCTGATGATGCGCCGTGGCTACAGTTATTCGCTGGGGGTGACCAACTCCGGGCAGCTGGATATGGGACTGCTGTTTGTCTGCTACCAGCATGACCTGGAGAAGGGATTCCTGACGGTGCAAAAACGCCTTAACGGCGAAGCGCTGGAGGAGTACGTCAAACCTATCGGCGGCGGCTACTTCTTTGTGTTACCGGGCGTTATCGATAGCCAGCACTACCTGGCGCAATCTCTGCTCGAAGCCTGA
- the efeO gene encoding iron uptake system protein EfeO, with translation MMIHFRRNALQLAVAALFSSAFYAQAADIPQVKVTVNDKQCEPMNVTVKAGKTQFIIQNHSQKALEWEILKGVMVVEERENIAPGFTQKLTANLQPGEYDMTCGLLTNPKGKLIVTGEATKDAAKANAVLSLGEAITAYKAYVTAETAQLVSGTKAFTDAVKAGDIEKAKALYAPTRQHYERIEPIAELFSDLDGSIDAREDDYEKKAEDPKFTGFHRLEKALFGDNSVKGMEKYADQLNSDVLELQKRISELAFPPSKVVGGAAGLIEEVAASKISGEEDRYSHTDLWDFQANIDGAQKIVDLLRPQLQKENSALLAKVDANFKKVDAILSKYRTKDGFETYDKLTDADRNALKGPITTLAEDLAQLRGILGLD, from the coding sequence ATGATGATTCATTTTCGCCGTAATGCGCTGCAGCTTGCCGTCGCAGCGTTGTTCAGCTCTGCTTTCTACGCCCAGGCTGCGGATATCCCGCAGGTAAAAGTGACCGTTAACGACAAGCAGTGTGAGCCGATGAACGTCACCGTGAAAGCGGGGAAAACGCAGTTCATTATTCAGAACCACAGTCAGAAAGCGCTGGAGTGGGAGATCCTTAAAGGCGTGATGGTGGTGGAAGAGCGCGAGAATATTGCACCAGGCTTTACGCAAAAGCTGACGGCGAATTTGCAGCCGGGCGAATATGACATGACCTGCGGTCTGCTGACCAACCCGAAAGGCAAACTGATTGTCACCGGCGAGGCCACCAAAGATGCGGCGAAAGCCAATGCGGTGTTGAGCCTTGGCGAGGCGATTACCGCCTATAAGGCCTACGTTACGGCGGAAACCGCCCAGCTGGTTAGCGGCACGAAAGCCTTCACCGACGCGGTGAAAGCGGGCGATATTGAAAAAGCGAAAGCGCTGTATGCGCCGACGCGCCAGCACTACGAGCGCATTGAACCGATCGCCGAGCTGTTCTCCGATCTGGACGGCAGCATTGATGCCCGTGAAGACGATTATGAGAAAAAAGCCGAAGACCCGAAATTCACCGGCTTCCACCGTCTGGAAAAAGCCCTGTTTGGCGATAACAGCGTCAAGGGGATGGAAAAGTATGCCGACCAGCTGAACAGCGATGTGCTGGAACTGCAAAAACGCATCAGCGAACTGGCGTTCCCACCGTCGAAAGTGGTGGGCGGCGCGGCGGGCCTGATTGAAGAAGTCGCGGCCAGCAAAATCAGCGGTGAGGAAGATCGCTACAGTCATACCGATCTGTGGGACTTCCAGGCTAATATCGACGGCGCACAGAAAATCGTCGACCTGCTGCGTCCGCAACTGCAAAAAGAGAACAGCGCGCTGCTGGCGAAAGTGGATGCTAACTTCAAGAAAGTTGACGCGATCCTCAGTAAATACCGCACTAAAGACGGCTTCGAAACCTATGACAAGCTGACGGATGCGGATCGTAATGCGTTGAAAGGGCCAATCACCACGCTGGCGGAAGATCTGGCTCAACTGCGCGGGATCCTTGGACTGGACTAA
- the efeU gene encoding iron uptake transporter permease EfeU has translation MFVPFLIMLREGLEAALIVSLIASYLKRTQRGSWIGVMWIGVILAAALCLGLGIFINETTGEFPQREQELFEGIVALVAVCILTWMVFWMRKVSRNVKQQLEQAVDNALQRGNHHGWALVMMVFFAVAREGLESVFFLLAAFQQDVGIWPPLGAMLGLATAIVLGFLLYWGGIRLNLGVFFKWTSLFILLVAAGLAAGAIRAFHEAGLWNHFQDVAFDLSGVLSTHTLFGTLLEGIFGYQETPTVSEVAVYFIYLIPALVLFALPPRSNTATSRTAPLK, from the coding sequence ATGTTTGTTCCATTTCTCATTATGTTACGCGAAGGGCTGGAAGCGGCGCTGATTGTCAGCCTGATTGCCAGCTATCTCAAACGCACCCAGCGCGGCAGCTGGATTGGCGTCATGTGGATTGGCGTTATCCTGGCGGCGGCGCTGTGCCTGGGCCTTGGGATCTTTATCAACGAAACCACCGGCGAGTTTCCCCAGCGTGAACAGGAGCTGTTCGAAGGCATCGTGGCGCTGGTGGCGGTATGCATCCTGACCTGGATGGTCTTCTGGATGCGTAAAGTCTCGCGCAACGTGAAACAGCAGCTGGAACAGGCGGTGGATAATGCGCTACAGCGCGGTAATCATCACGGCTGGGCGCTGGTGATGATGGTCTTTTTCGCCGTCGCGCGGGAAGGGCTGGAGTCGGTGTTCTTCCTGCTGGCGGCCTTCCAGCAGGATGTGGGGATCTGGCCGCCGCTCGGGGCGATGCTGGGGCTGGCGACTGCGATTGTCCTCGGCTTCCTGCTTTACTGGGGCGGGATCCGCCTTAACCTCGGGGTGTTTTTCAAATGGACCAGTCTGTTCATTCTGCTGGTGGCGGCCGGGCTGGCTGCCGGGGCAATTCGCGCCTTCCATGAAGCCGGGCTGTGGAACCACTTCCAGGACGTGGCGTTTGATCTGAGCGGCGTGCTGTCGACCCACACGCTTTTCGGCACGCTGCTGGAAGGGATCTTCGGTTACCAGGAGACGCCTACCGTCAGTGAAGTGGCAGTCTACTTTATCTATTTGATTCCGGCGCTGGTGCTGTTTGCGCTGCCGCCGCGTAGCAATACAGCAACCTCGCGTACCGCTCCGCTTAAGTAG